A single genomic interval of Deltaproteobacteria bacterium harbors:
- the cyoE gene encoding protoheme IX farnesyltransferase — protein sequence MTPAVALWPGVIVRRRLADYLTLTKPRVVAMVLVTTAAGYYLGSAGTPRLVPLLHTLAGTALAAAGTLALNQYLERDLDARMERTRHRPLPEGRLHAAEALGVGLVLLTAGLLVLAGTTNAAATLVTAGIAATYLLLYTPLKPVTSLCSLVGAVPGALPPVAGWAAARGTLGAEPWILFAIMFLWQIPHSLAIGRMYRDDYARAGIRVLPVVDRDGASTGVQVVTNCLALLPVALLPTLVGLAGPVYFLVALLLGLGFLWSAIGLARSGSAADARRLLFASLVYLPVLLGVMALDKLAS from the coding sequence ATGACCCCCGCGGTCGCCCTCTGGCCGGGCGTGATCGTGCGCCGCCGGCTCGCCGACTATCTAACGCTCACCAAGCCGCGGGTGGTCGCCATGGTGCTGGTGACGACGGCCGCCGGCTACTACCTGGGTTCGGCGGGAACCCCGCGCCTCGTGCCGCTCCTCCACACGCTCGCGGGCACGGCGCTCGCCGCGGCCGGCACGCTCGCGCTCAACCAGTACCTGGAGCGCGACCTCGACGCGCGCATGGAGCGCACGCGCCATCGCCCGCTCCCCGAGGGCCGCCTGCACGCCGCGGAGGCGCTCGGCGTGGGTCTCGTCCTCCTCACGGCCGGGCTCCTCGTCCTGGCCGGCACCACGAACGCCGCCGCGACGCTCGTCACCGCCGGCATCGCCGCCACCTATCTCCTCCTCTACACGCCGCTCAAGCCGGTCACCTCGCTCTGCTCGCTCGTGGGCGCCGTGCCGGGCGCGCTGCCCCCGGTCGCGGGCTGGGCCGCCGCGCGCGGGACGCTCGGCGCCGAGCCGTGGATCCTGTTCGCGATCATGTTCCTCTGGCAGATCCCCCACTCGCTCGCGATCGGCCGCATGTACCGCGACGACTACGCGCGCGCCGGCATCCGCGTGCTCCCGGTCGTCGACCGCGACGGCGCCAGCACCGGCGTGCAGGTGGTGACCAACTGCCTGGCGCTCCTCCCGGTGGCCCTCCTGCCGACGCTGGTCGGGCTCGCCGGCCCGGTGTACTTCCTGGTCGCGCTCCTGCTCGGGCTTGGCTTCCTGTGGAGCGCGATCGGGCTCGCGCGCAGCGGCTCCGCCGCCGATGCCCGCCGCCTCCTCTTCGCGTCGCTCGTCTACCTGCCCGTCCTGCTCGGCGTGATGGCGCTCGACAAGCTCGCCTCGTGA
- a CDS encoding heme-copper oxidase subunit III produces the protein MDAGTLAMPRRIAPPAATTAAPPVSNTRIAMIVVIAGESMLFAGLIGMYLVFRLSRPWPPADLPRLPLGMTFLNTLVLFASAVPMTRALGAVRRDDRRTLVRALALTALLGTTFLAVQGLEWLRLVRHGLTLGSSMYGAAFYTLIGCHGVHVLVAVLWLVVTAVLAARGVFRAARHAALEMCAIYWYFVCALWLVLFPLVYLYRS, from the coding sequence ATGGACGCCGGGACCCTCGCCATGCCGCGACGGATCGCGCCGCCAGCTGCCACGACCGCGGCGCCGCCGGTCAGCAACACGCGCATCGCCATGATCGTCGTCATCGCGGGCGAGTCGATGCTGTTCGCGGGGCTGATCGGCATGTACCTCGTATTCCGTCTCTCGCGCCCGTGGCCGCCGGCCGACCTGCCCCGGCTGCCGCTCGGCATGACGTTCCTGAACACGCTCGTCCTCTTCGCGAGCGCGGTCCCCATGACCCGGGCGCTCGGCGCCGTCCGCCGCGACGACCGGCGGACGCTCGTCCGCGCGCTCGCGCTGACCGCGCTCCTCGGCACGACCTTCCTCGCCGTGCAGGGCCTCGAGTGGCTGCGTCTCGTGCGCCACGGGCTCACGCTCGGGAGCAGCATGTACGGCGCCGCCTTCTACACCCTGATCGGCTGCCACGGCGTGCACGTGCTGGTCGCGGTCCTCTGGCTCGTGGTCACGGCCGTCCTCGCCGCGCGCGGCGTCTTCCGCGCCGCCCGCCATGCGGCCCTGGAGATGTGTGCCATCTACTGGTATTTCGTGTGCGCGCTCTGGCTCGTCCTCTTCCCGCTGGTGTATCTCTACCGATCATGA